One genomic region from Mastacembelus armatus chromosome 21, fMasArm1.2, whole genome shotgun sequence encodes:
- the LOC113123218 gene encoding olfactory receptor 11A1-like — translation MDINLNVTYLTLDGYVEVHKYRFVYFVILFTAYILIICFNSTIVCLIVIHKNLHEPMYILIAALLLNSVLLSTALYPKILFDVLSEKQIISYSACLFQWFIYYCLGYSEFLLLAAMAYDRYVSICKPLQYPTIMTKKNIFIFLVVAWILPAGQFAAPVVISSNFKLCNFNYKGIICSSLILKLHCVMSRVVYIYGLVVLINLLILPVLFVLFTYIRIFIITYRSGREVRRKAAQTCLPHLIVLINYSCLFGFDILIARMETNFPTTVHLIMSLQLILYHPIFNPIIYGLKMKEISKHLRKLFCPGKIV, via the coding sequence ATGGATATTAActtaaatgtgacatatttaacTCTTGATGGTTATGTGGaagttcacaaatacagatttgtttattttgtgatcctGTTCACAGcgtatattctaataatctgcttcaattctactattgtgtgtctgatagtgattcacaaaaacctccatgagcctatgtacattttaattgcagctttgttactgaattctgttcttctcagcactgctctttacccaaagattctgtttgatgttttatctgaaaaacagatcatatcatattcagcctgtctctttcagtggtTTATATATTATTGTCTAGGctattcagagtttttactgttagcagccatggcctatgacaggtatgtgtctatatgtaaacctctgcagtatccaactatcatgacaaaaaaaaatatctttattttcctggttgtagcttggattctgcctgctggtcagtttgCAGCCCCAGTTGTAATCAGTTCTAACTTTAAACTCTGTAACTTTAATTACAAAGGAATAATTTGCAGCAGTTTAATTTTGAAACTTCACTGTGTGATGTCAAGAgtagtatatatatatggacTGGTTGTTTTGATAAATCTTTTAATTCTGCCTGTGCTTTTCGTCCtctttacctacataaggatatttataatcacctatcgaagtggtagagaagtcaggagaaaagctgcacagacctgtttacctcacctgattgttctaatcaattATTCTTGTCTGTTTGGATTTGATATACTTATAGCTCGAATGGAGACAAATTTCCCAACAACTGTGCATTTAATAATGTCGTTACAAttaattttgtatcatcctatttttaatccaatcatatatggactaaaaatgaaagaaatttctaaacacctcaggaaattgttctgtccaggtaaaatagtctaa